A section of the Candidatus Hydrogenedentota bacterium genome encodes:
- the guaA gene encoding glutamine-hydrolyzing GMP synthase, with the protein MQEHNRPIIVLDFGAQYSKLIARRVREAKVFSLILPYNVSVEDIKARKPAGIIFSGGPASVHAQGAPKPDPAIFELGIPILGICYGVQLFADMLGGKVERAAKREYGIAHLEHTDNTGFLDGIDPRTQVWMSHGDSITKLAPGFTTIGTTENCAFAAIADKQRRFYGVQFHPEVVHTPQGTKVLSNFVHTICGCPADWDMGSYVDVAIEEIRAQVGDGRVVCGLSGGVDSSVAAMLIHRAIGDRLACVFVNNGLLRKGEAELVQRVFRDNFHVDLHYVDAEDRFLAALAGVSDPEQKRKIIGSLFIDVFEEEANRLGKVDFLAQGTLYPDVIESVSATGGPSVTIKSHHNVGGLPEHMNLELVEPLRELFKDEVRALGKELGLPDEIVWRHPFPGPGLGVRCIGAVTKERLDTLRDADAIFIDEIKRAELYGEIWQALVCLLPVRSVGVQGDERTYEEVCSLRAVTSEDAMTADWFRFPPDVLQRVANRICNEVKHINRVLYDVTSKPPGTIEWE; encoded by the coding sequence ATGCAAGAACACAACCGGCCCATCATCGTCCTCGACTTCGGAGCGCAGTACAGCAAGCTCATCGCCCGGCGCGTGCGTGAAGCGAAGGTGTTCAGCCTGATCCTTCCGTACAACGTGTCCGTGGAAGACATCAAAGCGCGCAAGCCTGCCGGCATCATCTTCAGCGGCGGCCCGGCAAGCGTCCATGCCCAGGGCGCGCCCAAGCCCGACCCCGCCATTTTCGAACTGGGCATTCCCATCCTCGGCATCTGTTACGGCGTCCAGCTCTTCGCCGATATGCTCGGCGGAAAAGTGGAGCGCGCCGCCAAACGCGAGTACGGCATCGCTCATCTGGAGCATACCGACAACACCGGTTTCCTCGACGGCATCGATCCCCGCACGCAAGTGTGGATGAGCCACGGCGACTCCATCACGAAGCTCGCCCCCGGTTTCACCACCATCGGCACGACGGAAAACTGCGCGTTTGCGGCCATCGCTGACAAGCAGCGCCGGTTTTACGGCGTGCAGTTTCACCCCGAGGTCGTTCACACGCCGCAAGGGACCAAGGTCCTCTCCAATTTCGTGCACACCATCTGCGGCTGCCCCGCGGATTGGGACATGGGTTCCTATGTCGATGTGGCCATTGAAGAAATCCGTGCGCAGGTCGGCGACGGGCGCGTCGTGTGCGGATTGAGCGGCGGCGTCGATTCGAGCGTCGCGGCGATGTTGATACACCGCGCCATCGGCGACCGCCTCGCGTGTGTCTTCGTCAATAACGGCCTCTTGCGCAAGGGCGAAGCCGAGTTGGTGCAACGGGTCTTCCGCGACAATTTTCACGTCGACCTTCACTACGTCGATGCCGAAGATCGCTTTCTCGCGGCGCTTGCCGGCGTGAGCGACCCCGAACAGAAGCGCAAGATTATCGGCAGTCTGTTTATCGACGTGTTCGAGGAAGAGGCCAATCGTCTCGGCAAAGTCGATTTCCTTGCACAAGGTACGCTGTATCCCGATGTTATCGAAAGCGTGTCCGCCACGGGCGGCCCCTCGGTGACGATTAAGAGCCATCACAATGTCGGTGGTCTGCCCGAGCACATGAACCTCGAACTGGTGGAGCCGCTGCGGGAACTGTTCAAGGATGAAGTTCGCGCGCTCGGCAAGGAACTGGGCTTGCCCGATGAGATCGTCTGGCGGCACCCGTTCCCCGGCCCCGGTTTGGGCGTGCGATGCATCGGCGCGGTGACGAAAGAGCGTCTCGACACGCTGCGCGACGCGGATGCCATTTTCATCGACGAGATTAAGCGGGCGGAATTGTACGGAGAGATTTGGCAAGCGCTTGTGTGCTTGCTTCCGGTAAGAAGCGTGGGCGTCCAGGGGGATGAACGCACCTACGAAGAAGTTTGCAGTCTGCGCGCAGTCACGAGCGAAGACGCGATGACGGCGGATTGGTTCCGCTTTCCGCCGGACGTCCTCCAGCGCGTCGCCAATCGTATCTGCAACGAAGTGAAACATATCAATCGCGTTCTCTACGATGTTACCTCGAAACCTCCGGGCACCATCGAGTGGGAGTAG
- the gltA gene encoding NADPH-dependent glutamate synthase: MFTLTAKRRLSEQIVEVEVRAPLIARAARPGHFVLVRGDEFGERIPLTIADSNPDEGTITLVMQEIGLGTKNLAAFEVGQHYIDVVGPLGKDRDIHGPGKTICCVCGGLGLAPMFPQMKAHHSAGNRVISILGARNASLLFWQDKAAAVSDRVIVTTDDGSSGQKGYAAQVLDDLVKAGERIDEVIAIGPVPHMKAVTECCKRHGLPVVVSLNPVMVDGTGMCGGCRVTVGGEVKYACVDGPEFDGAIVDFDELTIRQRTYKTQEASALEGRARVPIDGHACRFEESIQEMVAALESRNQKHYSKYFEESAALSVLQSIGELIKHRTTFEEVKRAYTPEEALAEALRCRGCERAACIEGCPVEVDIRAFIQAIVKGDLPLAARIIKEKNNLPAVCGRVCPQEKQCEQRCVVGKSERPVAIGSLERFIADWEAEHVPPQPFHVKPRGQKVAVIGCGPGGLTCAGDLARLGYNVTIYEAFHDTGGVLRYGIPEFRLPKAIVDREVDYIKSLGVQIELNMVIGKVLTIESLFESGFSAVFIGVGAGAPVFMDIPGENLVGVYSANEFLTRVNLMKAYRFGEYQTPVFVGQRVAVVGAGNVAMDAARVAVRLGAKTVSIVYRRSELEIPARAEEVEHAREEGVVFHLLAAPVSLVGDDQGRVCAMECIRMSLGEPDASGRRRPIPVAGSEFQIPCDMVIPALGSRANPLLTGATKGIQLNKWGNIVADPVSGATNLPGVYAGGDIVTGAATVIEAMGAGKRAAKAIHDYLSSRANADCVVI; the protein is encoded by the coding sequence ATGTTCACTCTGACTGCAAAACGGCGGCTATCTGAGCAAATCGTTGAGGTGGAGGTTCGCGCGCCGTTAATTGCGCGCGCGGCCCGGCCGGGTCATTTCGTATTGGTGCGCGGCGACGAGTTTGGCGAGCGCATCCCGCTCACGATTGCCGACTCCAATCCCGATGAAGGCACCATCACGCTAGTCATGCAGGAAATCGGACTGGGTACGAAAAACCTGGCCGCTTTTGAGGTTGGCCAACACTACATAGACGTCGTTGGGCCACTCGGCAAAGACCGGGACATTCACGGCCCCGGCAAGACCATCTGCTGCGTGTGCGGGGGTCTCGGTCTCGCGCCCATGTTTCCCCAGATGAAGGCGCATCACAGCGCGGGCAATCGCGTCATCTCGATTCTCGGCGCGCGCAATGCCTCGCTTCTCTTCTGGCAGGACAAGGCGGCCGCCGTAAGCGACCGCGTAATCGTCACCACGGACGACGGTTCGTCCGGGCAGAAGGGCTATGCCGCGCAGGTGCTGGACGATTTGGTCAAGGCGGGCGAGCGCATCGATGAAGTGATTGCCATCGGACCGGTGCCGCACATGAAGGCGGTAACCGAGTGCTGCAAACGCCACGGACTCCCCGTCGTCGTCAGCCTGAACCCCGTTATGGTGGACGGGACCGGTATGTGCGGCGGATGCCGCGTCACGGTGGGCGGCGAGGTGAAATACGCCTGCGTCGACGGCCCGGAGTTTGACGGCGCTATCGTCGATTTCGACGAATTGACGATACGCCAGCGCACGTATAAGACCCAAGAGGCGAGCGCCCTGGAAGGCCGCGCGAGAGTGCCGATTGACGGCCACGCATGCCGATTCGAGGAAAGCATCCAGGAAATGGTCGCGGCGCTTGAGTCGCGAAACCAGAAGCATTACTCCAAGTACTTCGAAGAATCGGCGGCCTTGAGCGTGCTGCAATCCATCGGCGAACTCATCAAGCATCGCACGACGTTCGAAGAGGTGAAGCGGGCGTACACGCCCGAGGAGGCGCTTGCCGAGGCCCTGCGCTGCCGCGGCTGCGAACGCGCCGCATGCATCGAAGGATGCCCCGTCGAGGTCGATATCCGCGCGTTTATTCAGGCCATCGTCAAAGGCGATCTGCCCCTTGCCGCGCGTATCATCAAAGAGAAGAACAACCTGCCCGCTGTGTGCGGCCGCGTTTGTCCGCAAGAAAAGCAGTGCGAACAACGGTGCGTCGTGGGTAAATCGGAACGGCCCGTTGCAATCGGTTCCCTGGAACGATTCATCGCGGATTGGGAAGCCGAACACGTGCCGCCGCAGCCCTTCCACGTGAAACCACGAGGACAGAAGGTCGCCGTTATCGGGTGCGGTCCCGGAGGGCTGACCTGCGCGGGCGATCTCGCGCGACTGGGCTACAACGTCACGATTTACGAAGCGTTCCACGACACGGGCGGCGTGCTTCGCTACGGCATACCCGAGTTTCGTCTGCCCAAGGCCATCGTCGACCGCGAGGTCGATTACATCAAGAGCCTCGGCGTTCAGATCGAGTTGAACATGGTGATCGGCAAGGTCCTCACCATTGAGTCTCTATTCGAGAGCGGATTCAGTGCGGTGTTCATTGGCGTGGGCGCGGGCGCGCCCGTGTTCATGGACATTCCCGGCGAGAATCTGGTCGGTGTGTACAGCGCCAACGAGTTCCTTACGCGAGTGAACCTGATGAAGGCATATCGGTTTGGCGAGTACCAAACCCCGGTGTTTGTTGGTCAGCGCGTGGCAGTCGTAGGCGCGGGCAACGTCGCCATGGATGCGGCGCGGGTCGCGGTGCGCCTGGGCGCGAAGACCGTCTCCATCGTTTACCGCCGTTCGGAGTTGGAGATACCCGCGCGCGCGGAAGAAGTCGAACATGCGCGCGAAGAAGGAGTCGTCTTCCATCTGCTTGCCGCGCCGGTTTCGTTGGTGGGCGACGATCAAGGCCGCGTGTGTGCGATGGAGTGCATCCGAATGTCGCTTGGCGAGCCGGACGCGTCGGGCCGCCGCAGGCCAATCCCGGTCGCGGGAAGCGAATTCCAGATTCCCTGCGACATGGTGATACCGGCCCTGGGGTCTCGCGCGAATCCTCTGCTGACGGGCGCTACGAAGGGTATCCAGCTCAACAAGTGGGGAAATATTGTTGCCGATCCGGTTTCGGGGGCGACCAACCTGCCCGGCGTGTATGCTGGGGGCGATATCGTGACCGGGGCTGCGACGGTAATCGAGGCCATGGGCGCCGGAAAACGCGCGGCCAAGGCCATTCACGATTATCTTTCGAGCCGGGCAAACGCCGACTGCGTAGTAATCTGA
- a CDS encoding MFS transporter — protein sequence MPGIHDLEKPVSPNYKWYVVGMLWFIAFFNYADRVALGVSMPLISKELHMTDLQIGLVSSAFAWVYGLGAPFAGFIIDRIRRKTAILFGLVTWSTICMATALSKTWRQLFGFMAMEGLGETFYFPASMSLVSDYHGKATRSRAMSVHQTSVYGGTILGSLFAGAIADQWGWRYSFVIFGGLGVILAGVLFFFLREPRRGAADELDAGKPVSPPKRLPLGETLALIWKTPTVLTLFGAFVCANFVFVIILGWMTVFLTERFELKSLAVAGLSSTLFMQVASIFGAPFSGWLADKLRGRIASGRMLVQAIGVFGAAPFVLICGESHTLMLTYAALLCWGFFKGVYDANIFASMYDVIRPEARGTAAGFMNAVGWIAGGGGPLVVGYVKQHYDISLGSAIALGGLSYVLSGILLVIGIVFFVKRDSEKMQASLGA from the coding sequence ATGCCCGGCATACACGATCTGGAGAAACCCGTCAGTCCTAATTACAAATGGTATGTGGTGGGTATGCTGTGGTTCATCGCGTTCTTCAACTACGCCGATCGCGTGGCCCTTGGCGTCTCTATGCCGCTCATCAGCAAAGAGCTGCACATGACCGACCTTCAAATCGGACTCGTCAGTTCGGCATTCGCATGGGTGTACGGTTTGGGCGCGCCGTTCGCGGGGTTCATCATCGATCGCATCCGCCGGAAGACCGCCATTTTGTTTGGCTTGGTGACGTGGAGCACCATCTGCATGGCCACGGCCCTCTCGAAAACGTGGCGGCAGCTCTTCGGCTTCATGGCTATGGAAGGTCTTGGCGAGACGTTCTATTTCCCCGCGTCGATGTCGCTGGTGAGCGACTACCACGGCAAGGCGACGCGCTCCCGGGCCATGAGCGTCCACCAGACGAGTGTCTACGGTGGCACCATTTTGGGAAGCTTGTTCGCGGGCGCGATCGCCGATCAATGGGGTTGGCGCTATTCCTTCGTGATCTTTGGCGGACTGGGTGTCATCCTGGCTGGCGTCCTTTTCTTCTTTCTTCGCGAACCTCGCCGCGGCGCTGCGGATGAACTTGATGCGGGCAAGCCGGTTTCTCCTCCGAAGCGGCTCCCACTTGGCGAAACGCTCGCCCTCATTTGGAAGACTCCGACGGTACTTACTCTGTTCGGCGCATTTGTGTGCGCGAATTTCGTGTTCGTCATCATTCTGGGCTGGATGACCGTGTTCCTGACCGAGCGTTTCGAATTGAAGAGCCTCGCCGTGGCGGGCCTCAGTTCAACCCTCTTTATGCAAGTTGCCAGTATTTTCGGCGCGCCGTTCAGCGGCTGGCTCGCGGATAAACTGCGCGGGCGAATCGCCAGCGGCCGCATGTTGGTTCAGGCTATCGGGGTATTCGGCGCGGCCCCGTTCGTGCTGATCTGTGGAGAAAGCCACACTCTCATGCTTACGTATGCCGCCTTGCTCTGCTGGGGTTTCTTCAAAGGTGTATACGACGCGAACATCTTCGCGTCCATGTACGACGTGATTCGCCCCGAGGCGCGCGGAACGGCGGCCGGTTTTATGAATGCCGTCGGCTGGATCGCTGGAGGCGGCGGCCCGCTTGTGGTGGGCTACGTCAAGCAACACTATGACATCAGTCTAGGCAGTGCTATTGCGCTTGGCGGCCTATCCTATGTGCTTTCTGGAATCCTGCTCGTCATCGGCATCGTGTTCTTCGTGAAACGCGATTCCGAGAAGATGCAAGCTTCGCTGGGGGCTTAG
- a CDS encoding cation-translocating P-type ATPase, whose protein sequence is MWYSKTVDEALSALQVDPAHGLSDDEASSRLATIGHNELEERGIKSPWAILWEQLTAIMVVILIIAAAISFLLGETTDAIAILAIVVVNAVLGVRQEYKAEKAMAALKQLAVPSVRVRRSGALVSISARDLVPGDIVFLEAGSSIPADGRLVESANLQVEEAALTGESVPAEKEWAWQGQENTPLAERSNSVYMGTSVTYGRGMFVVTETGMRTELGKIATMIQSVDRSPTPLQVRLDNLGKVLAVVALILVGLIFVLGLWREGVSHLRELFLTSVSMAVAAVPEGLPAVVTIALALGGQRMLVRHALIRKLLAVEALGSVTVICTDKTGTLTENRMSVRSVVAGGKRFDLPVEPATLGQSPSLAIALSIGALCNDAQWTKAEANRKTKAIGDPTETALCEGAAELGLDKVRLEQAMPRIAEAPFDSVRKRMATLHKVTSDAPVRWLVSPGEPAPAYVTCVKGAVDGLLGVCDRILVDGAVHTIDQRHIDDTLRTNDALSSQGMRVLGFAYAPLNEPPQETTVGKLECHLVFAGLMALIDPPRPEVNDAVALCKTAGIRPIMITGDHPLTASHIGSELGLLEHGGKAVTGLELEAMNEDELRRSVGHSQVFARVAPESKLAIVDALQKNGEIVAMTGDGVNDAPALKKANIGVAMGITGTDVSKGASDMILLDDNFATIVAAVAEGRTIYDNIRKFIKYLMTTNSGELWVMIAAPFLGMPLPLLPLQILWMNLVTDGLPALALGVEPPERNVMRRPPSKSGESIFAHGLGIHVVWVGLLMAVIALGAGWYYWSHEAAGSNGATRWQTMTFTILTLSQMAHVLAIRSGRDSLFTTGIWSNRSLMLAVTATVLLQCALIYVPFLQKVFAMVPLSAFDMAVALALSSVVFWAVEAEKFVLRRTASQ, encoded by the coding sequence ATGTGGTATAGCAAGACCGTTGATGAAGCGCTCTCCGCACTTCAGGTCGATCCCGCACATGGGCTCTCCGACGACGAAGCTTCTTCGCGACTCGCAACGATCGGTCATAACGAGCTGGAAGAGCGCGGCATAAAGAGTCCGTGGGCCATCCTCTGGGAACAGCTCACCGCCATCATGGTGGTAATTCTGATTATCGCCGCCGCCATATCCTTCCTGCTCGGTGAGACAACCGACGCCATCGCCATTCTCGCGATTGTCGTTGTCAACGCCGTGTTGGGTGTCCGCCAGGAGTACAAAGCCGAGAAGGCCATGGCCGCGCTCAAGCAATTGGCCGTTCCTTCCGTGCGCGTGCGCCGTTCCGGTGCGCTTGTGTCCATCAGCGCGCGCGACCTTGTCCCGGGCGATATCGTGTTTCTTGAAGCCGGTTCGAGCATTCCCGCCGACGGCCGCCTCGTCGAGTCTGCAAACCTTCAAGTGGAAGAAGCGGCGCTGACCGGTGAATCGGTTCCCGCCGAAAAAGAGTGGGCATGGCAAGGGCAAGAGAATACGCCTCTTGCCGAACGCTCAAACTCGGTCTACATGGGTACCAGCGTCACCTACGGACGGGGCATGTTTGTGGTCACCGAGACGGGCATGCGAACGGAACTCGGCAAGATCGCGACGATGATCCAAAGTGTGGACCGCTCGCCGACGCCGCTGCAGGTTCGACTGGACAACCTCGGCAAGGTGCTCGCCGTGGTTGCGTTGATTCTCGTGGGCCTCATCTTTGTTCTCGGGCTTTGGCGGGAGGGCGTCAGTCATCTCCGGGAACTCTTCTTGACGTCAGTCAGCATGGCGGTTGCGGCGGTTCCGGAAGGACTCCCCGCCGTGGTGACCATCGCGCTGGCGCTGGGCGGTCAGCGCATGCTGGTTCGTCATGCCCTCATCCGCAAGTTACTGGCCGTGGAAGCCCTCGGCTCCGTGACGGTCATCTGCACGGACAAGACCGGTACGCTCACCGAAAACCGCATGAGTGTTCGAAGTGTGGTGGCCGGAGGTAAGCGATTCGATTTACCCGTCGAACCGGCAACGCTCGGGCAATCTCCCTCGCTTGCTATTGCGCTGTCCATCGGCGCGCTGTGCAATGACGCGCAATGGACGAAGGCAGAGGCCAACAGAAAGACGAAGGCCATCGGCGATCCCACGGAAACCGCCCTGTGCGAAGGCGCGGCAGAACTGGGTTTGGACAAGGTGCGCCTGGAGCAGGCGATGCCGCGCATCGCTGAAGCCCCCTTCGACTCCGTCCGCAAACGGATGGCCACGTTGCACAAGGTTACGTCCGATGCACCTGTTCGATGGTTAGTGTCCCCCGGCGAACCTGCGCCTGCGTATGTCACGTGTGTGAAAGGGGCAGTCGACGGCCTGCTGGGAGTTTGTGACCGCATCCTCGTTGACGGCGCGGTGCACACCATCGATCAGCGGCACATCGACGACACCCTTCGCACAAACGACGCTCTCTCGAGTCAGGGTATGCGGGTATTGGGGTTTGCGTACGCGCCATTGAACGAACCGCCACAGGAAACGACCGTTGGCAAACTTGAATGCCATCTTGTTTTCGCCGGTCTCATGGCGCTCATCGATCCGCCCCGGCCCGAGGTGAACGACGCCGTGGCCTTGTGCAAGACGGCGGGCATCCGGCCCATCATGATCACCGGCGACCACCCGTTGACCGCTTCGCACATTGGTTCCGAGCTCGGCCTGCTTGAGCACGGAGGCAAAGCCGTCACCGGCCTCGAATTGGAGGCGATGAACGAAGACGAATTGCGGCGATCCGTGGGCCATTCGCAGGTGTTCGCCCGGGTCGCGCCCGAATCCAAATTGGCTATCGTCGACGCCCTGCAGAAGAACGGCGAGATTGTGGCCATGACGGGCGATGGGGTGAACGACGCGCCCGCGCTGAAGAAGGCCAACATCGGTGTCGCGATGGGGATCACCGGCACCGACGTGTCGAAGGGCGCGTCCGACATGATCCTGTTGGACGACAACTTCGCCACGATCGTGGCCGCGGTCGCGGAAGGGCGCACGATCTACGACAACATTCGCAAGTTCATCAAGTACCTGATGACAACCAATTCCGGAGAATTGTGGGTCATGATTGCGGCGCCATTCCTGGGGATGCCGCTGCCGCTGCTACCGCTGCAAATACTCTGGATGAATCTCGTTACGGACGGATTGCCGGCCTTGGCACTAGGCGTGGAACCGCCCGAGCGAAACGTGATGCGCCGTCCGCCTTCAAAGTCCGGCGAAAGCATCTTCGCGCACGGTCTCGGTATTCATGTGGTTTGGGTCGGTCTGCTCATGGCGGTAATCGCGTTGGGCGCTGGCTGGTACTACTGGTCGCACGAAGCCGCGGGCTCGAATGGAGCCACGCGTTGGCAAACCATGACGTTCACGATCCTCACGCTTTCGCAGATGGCGCACGTGCTGGCCATTCGGTCGGGGAGAGACTCGCTGTTCACCACGGGTATTTGGTCTAACCGGTCGCTTATGCTTGCCGTAACGGCGACCGTGTTGCTTCAGTGCGCGCTCATCTACGTGCCGTTTCTTCAGAAAGTATTCGCTATGGTTCCGCTGTCGGCGTTCGACATGGCCGTCGCGTTGGCGTTGAGTTCCGTCGTCTTCTGGGCCGTCGAGGCTGAGAAATTCGTCTTGAGACGCACAGCATCGCAGTGA
- a CDS encoding IMP dehydrogenase, producing MAFYYNEPSRTFSEYLLIPNLTRKDCTPDKISLRTPLVRHSVGSQPDLSLNIPFVSAIMQAVSDHNMAIELARCGGISFIFVSQSIESQVEMVRKVKKFKAGFVTSDTNLRPDQPLSDVVAAIERTGHSTIPITQDGTPTGKLMGILTSRDFRIHKADLKAPISDFMTPFKKLKYGKEGMTLSEANDMIWEYKLNCLPIVSDDQSLRYLVFRKDYDAHRENPEELVDDHKRLLVGAGINTRDYQERVPALLEAGADVLCIDSSDGYSEWQAETIQWIKSSFGQHVRVGAGNVVEEDGFRYLADAGADFVKVGVGPASICITREQKGIGRGQATALIETVKARDAYCKDTGVYVPLCSDGGIVHDYHVVLAMAMGADFVMQGRYFARFDEAPGRKIRVRGNYMKEYWGEGSDRARNWQRYDTGGASKLSFEEGVDAYVPYAGRLKDNLAITLSKIRSTMSNCGARSIAELHDTARLTLVSATSIREGGAHDVLLKESDITSET from the coding sequence ATGGCGTTCTACTATAACGAGCCTTCTCGTACCTTCAGCGAATATCTGCTGATTCCGAATCTGACGCGCAAAGACTGCACGCCGGACAAGATTTCCCTGCGCACGCCTTTGGTACGCCATTCCGTCGGGTCTCAACCGGACCTTTCCCTGAACATCCCCTTTGTTTCCGCCATTATGCAGGCCGTCTCGGACCATAACATGGCCATCGAGCTGGCGCGTTGCGGAGGCATTTCGTTCATCTTTGTCTCGCAGTCCATCGAATCGCAGGTCGAGATGGTCCGGAAGGTCAAGAAGTTCAAGGCGGGCTTTGTCACCAGCGACACGAACCTGCGGCCCGATCAGCCCCTGAGCGACGTGGTCGCGGCGATTGAGCGAACCGGGCATTCGACCATTCCCATCACGCAGGACGGCACGCCCACGGGCAAGCTCATGGGCATTCTGACGAGCCGCGATTTCCGGATTCACAAGGCCGACCTCAAAGCGCCTATCAGCGATTTCATGACGCCGTTCAAGAAGCTCAAGTACGGCAAGGAAGGCATGACGCTGAGCGAGGCGAACGACATGATTTGGGAGTACAAGCTCAATTGTCTCCCCATCGTGAGCGATGACCAGAGCCTTCGTTACCTCGTATTTCGCAAGGACTACGACGCTCATCGGGAGAACCCCGAGGAATTGGTCGACGACCACAAACGCCTCCTCGTCGGCGCGGGCATCAATACCCGCGACTATCAGGAGCGCGTTCCCGCGTTGCTTGAAGCAGGGGCCGACGTGCTGTGCATCGATTCTTCTGACGGCTATTCGGAGTGGCAAGCCGAGACCATTCAATGGATTAAGTCGAGTTTCGGGCAACATGTCCGCGTTGGCGCCGGTAATGTCGTCGAAGAAGACGGATTCCGTTATCTTGCGGATGCGGGCGCGGATTTCGTGAAAGTGGGCGTGGGCCCGGCATCAATCTGCATCACGCGCGAGCAGAAGGGCATTGGCCGCGGACAAGCCACCGCGCTTATCGAGACGGTCAAAGCGCGCGACGCCTATTGCAAGGACACCGGCGTCTACGTGCCGCTGTGTTCCGACGGCGGCATCGTTCACGACTACCACGTCGTGCTCGCGATGGCCATGGGCGCAGACTTCGTCATGCAGGGCCGCTACTTCGCCCGGTTCGACGAAGCGCCTGGCCGCAAGATTCGCGTTCGCGGCAATTACATGAAGGAATATTGGGGGGAAGGCTCGGACCGCGCCCGCAACTGGCAGCGGTATGACACCGGGGGCGCGTCGAAGCTGTCCTTCGAGGAAGGCGTCGATGCGTATGTCCCGTACGCGGGCCGTCTGAAAGACAACCTCGCCATCACACTTAGCAAGATTCGTTCGACCATGAGCAATTGCGGCGCGCGAAGCATCGCGGAATTGCACGATACCGCGCGCCTCACGCTCGTCTCCGCGACCAGCATTCGCGAAGGCGGGGCTCATGATGTCCTTCTCAAAGAGAGCGACATAACGTCGGAGACTTAA